In the Populus trichocarpa isolate Nisqually-1 chromosome 1, P.trichocarpa_v4.1, whole genome shotgun sequence genome, one interval contains:
- the LOC7478054 gene encoding remorin, whose product MGFRVLVAKVKDFVMGEKEPRKAESEGASLPTQAEEHGPVKEEKEAPLNDYANEKSSVLVTEKVADPPATAKNSRGPNDRDAVLARVEAEKRCALIKAWEENEKAKAENKAHKKLSAIGSWETIKRESVEAKIKKYEEKVEKKKAEYAEKMKNKVAELHKAAEEKKAMIEAKKGEDRLEVEETAAKFRATGYTPRKCLGFLSV is encoded by the exons ATGGGTTTCCGGGTCTTGGTGGCGAAAGTAAAAGACTTCGTTATGGGGGAGAAGGAGCCCAGGAAAGCTGAATCTGAGGGAGCTTCTCTGCCTACACAAGCTGAAGAACATGGACCTgttaaagaagagaaagaagccCCTTTAAATGATTATGCTAATGAGAAGAGCTCGGTCCTGGTTACTGAAA AGGTTGCAGATCCACCTGCTACTGCAAAAAACTCAAGGGGGCCAAATGACAGAG ATGCTGTGCTTGCGAGGGTTGAAGCGGAGAAAAGATGTGCTCTAATTAAAGCATGGGAAGAAAATGAGAAAGCTAAAGCGGAGAACAA GGCTCACAAGAAACTCTCTGCCATTGGATCATGGGAGACAATCAAGAGAGAATCTGTGGAGGCAAAAATAAAGAAGTATGAG GAAAAAGTGGAAAAGAAGAAGGCTGAATATGCagagaaaatgaagaacaaaGTAGCCGAACTCCACAAGGCAGCCGAGGAGAAGAAAGCAATGATTGAAGCAAAAAAAGGTGAGGACCGTCTCGAGGTAGAGGAAACTGCAGCGAAATTCCGAGCAACTGGGTATACACCAAGGAAGTGTCTTGGATTCTTAAGTGTCTAA
- the LOC18094437 gene encoding LIM domain-containing protein WLIM2b isoform X1 has product MGFTGTLEKCKACDKTVYFIELVSADGVPYHKKCFKCSHCNGLLVMSSYSSIDGVLYCKPHYDQLFKETGNFTKKFQPYEEKKNCLTKAPSKLSSMFSGTQDKCAFCKKTAYPLEKVTVEGEFYHKSCFRCSHGGCCITPSSYAALDGILYCKAHFAQLFKQKGSYSYLTKTATMKKNAVNLPEEKSEAAENNETVPEANADANSDLAIDKRHHNS; this is encoded by the exons ATGGGATTCACTGGGACCTTAGAGAAATGCAAGGCCTGCGACAAGACTGTTTATTTCATCGAATTGGTGTCTGCTGATGGAGTTCCTTATCATAAGAAGTGCTTCAAATGCAGCCACTGCAATGGACTTCTTGTG ATGAGTAGCTATTCCTCGATTGATGGAGTTTTATACTGCAAACCTCATTACGACCAGCTCTTCAAGGAGACCGGTAATTTTACCAAGAAATTCCAACCCT atgaagagaagaaaaactgcCTG ACAAAGGCCCCAAGCAAACTTTCCTCCATGTTCAGTGGCACCCAAGACAAATGTGCTTTCTGTAAAAAAACTGCATACCCATTAGAGAAG GTGACTGTGGAGGGAGAATTCTATCACAAGTCATGCTTCAGGTGTTCTCATGGGGGTTGCTGTATCACACCTTCTTCTTATGCAGCTCTTGATGGTATCCTATACTGCAAGGCCCACTTTGCTCAATTGTTTAAGCAGAAGGGTAGCTACAGTTATCTCACCAAAACTGCCACAATGAAGAAAAACGCAGTAAATTTGCCAGAAGAAAAATCCGAAGCAGCAGAAAACAATGAAACAGTACCAGAAGCAAACGCAGATGCTAACTCTGATTTAGCCATTGACAAGAGACATCATAATTCATGA
- the LOC18094437 gene encoding LIM domain-containing protein WLIM2b isoform X2, with translation MGFTGTLEKCKACDKTVYFIELVSADGVPYHKKCFKCSHCNGLLVMSSYSSIDGVLYCKPHYDQLFKETDEEKKNCLTKAPSKLSSMFSGTQDKCAFCKKTAYPLEKVTVEGEFYHKSCFRCSHGGCCITPSSYAALDGILYCKAHFAQLFKQKGSYSYLTKTATMKKNAVNLPEEKSEAAENNETVPEANADANSDLAIDKRHHNS, from the exons ATGGGATTCACTGGGACCTTAGAGAAATGCAAGGCCTGCGACAAGACTGTTTATTTCATCGAATTGGTGTCTGCTGATGGAGTTCCTTATCATAAGAAGTGCTTCAAATGCAGCCACTGCAATGGACTTCTTGTG ATGAGTAGCTATTCCTCGATTGATGGAGTTTTATACTGCAAACCTCATTACGACCAGCTCTTCAAGGAGACCG atgaagagaagaaaaactgcCTG ACAAAGGCCCCAAGCAAACTTTCCTCCATGTTCAGTGGCACCCAAGACAAATGTGCTTTCTGTAAAAAAACTGCATACCCATTAGAGAAG GTGACTGTGGAGGGAGAATTCTATCACAAGTCATGCTTCAGGTGTTCTCATGGGGGTTGCTGTATCACACCTTCTTCTTATGCAGCTCTTGATGGTATCCTATACTGCAAGGCCCACTTTGCTCAATTGTTTAAGCAGAAGGGTAGCTACAGTTATCTCACCAAAACTGCCACAATGAAGAAAAACGCAGTAAATTTGCCAGAAGAAAAATCCGAAGCAGCAGAAAACAATGAAACAGTACCAGAAGCAAACGCAGATGCTAACTCTGATTTAGCCATTGACAAGAGACATCATAATTCATGA